CGATTTGGTCCCACATTTCGGGCGTGAGAACCTCCAGCTTGTTGAATTCGCCGGCGCCATTGAGCCACTCGCCGCCGTCGATGGTCACCACTTCGCCGTTGACGTAAGCCGAAAAATCAGACACGAGGTACGCCGCGAGGTTGGCCAATTCCTGGTGCTGGCCCACGCGTTTGAGGGGCACGCTGGCGGCGGGATCAAGCTGGCTGGCCAGCGGTTCGGGGAAGAGGCGGCTCCAGGCCCCCTCCGTTGGGAAGGGCCCCGGCGCGATGGCGTTGCTGCGGATGCCGTACTTGGCCCACTCCACGGCCAGCGAGCGGGTCATGGCCAGCACGCCGGCCTTAGCCGCGGCCGAGGGCACCACAAACGCCGAGCCCACCGAGGCGTAGGTGGTGACGATGTTGAGAATAGTGCCGGGCTTTTTATCGGCAATCCAGCGCTTGCCCACGGCCAGGGTGCAGTTGTAGGAGCCGCGCAGTACAATGTCCACAATCACGTCGAACGCCTTGTGGCTCAGCCGCTCGGTAGGCGAGATAAAGTTGCCAGCGGCATTGTTCAGCAGCACGTCTACGCCCCCAAATTCGGCCATAGTGGCGTCGAGCATGGCTTCCACTTCGTCGTACTTGCGCACGTCGCAGGCCACGGCCAGCACCCGGCCGCCAGTTTGCGCGCGCAGCTCGGCGGCAGTGGCTTCGAGCACGTCCAGCTTGCGGCTGGTGATCGTGACCTGGGCCCCCAATTGCAGAAAATACGTGGTCATGGCGCGGCCCAGGCCAGTGCCGCCGCCGGTCACAATGATGGTTTTACCAGCTAAGGCGTTGTCGCGCAGCATGGGTTGGGCAAAGGGCGTGGTCATATAAAATGCACAGGGAAAGAGGTGGGAGATTGACCGGCCGAAGGTACGGTGGGCCCCGGGCCGGGGCCCAACAGTAAAAGTTTTATTAGCAGAAGTATATATTACTGCTGGTTTCCTTCGCAGTTTTGCTGTTTATAGTTGAGCTTCGCCATTACCTTGTGCCCATGAATCCGGCTTTTCCTACCCCTTTGCCCAAGTTGCCTACCGTGGTTTTGCTGGGGTGCGGCTGGCTGGGCACAGCCTTAGCCCGGCACTTGCTGGCCGCCGGGCACCCCGTGGTGGGCACTACCACTACCCCCGCGCACTTGCCAGTGCTGACCGAAATGGGCGTGCAGCCACACCTGTTGCAGCTCGGCGCCGAATTTGGCCCAGCCGATTACGACCGGCTGACGGACTTGCTGCGGTCCGCCGACGTGCTCGTGCTGAACGTGCCGCCCCGCACCGCCGCCGCGGGGGGCTACCCCGCCCTGCTGCGGCCTGTGCACCGGGCCGTGGCGGCGGCCGGCATCGGCCACGTGTTGTTCGTGAGCTCCACCAGCGTGTACCCCGACGAGCCGCGGCTCATGCGCGAGGCCGACGCCTACAGCAACCGTGACGCTGCTTCGGATGTGCTGCGGGCCGAGGGCCACTTCGTGCCGCGCTACGGGCAGTGGCGCAGTACGGTGGTGCGCTTGGGGGGCCTCATTGGGCCGGGCCGGGCCCCGGGGCGGTTTCTGGCCGGCCGCCAGGAACTGGCCCAGGGCAACGCCCCTGTTAACCTGTTGCACCTCACCGACGCGGTGGGCGTGTTGGCCGCCATCATCGAGCACCAAGTTTGGGGCCACACCTTCAACGTAGCAGCCGCCGAGCACCCGCTACGGCGCGATTTTTATCCCGCCGCAGCCAACTACCTAGGCCTCGTGCCCCCCACCTTCCGTCCCGAAAATGGCCCCACTGGCAAAACCATCGACAGCAGCCTGGTACGCGAGATGCTTTCATACACGTTTCAACACGACGACGTGCTGGCAGCCCTACCCTACTGCTAAGGCACGGGGCCCCGCGCCCGTGCGTAAATTTGCGGCGTGAATAGTTTTCCTTCCAACGCCCCCGTGGTGGCCGTGCTGGGCGGCGGGGCAGCCGGTTTCTTCGGAGCCATTGCCTGCGCCGAGGCCAACCCCGGCCAGCCCGTGCTGCTGCTCGAAAAAACTGGCAAGCTGCTGGGCAAAGTGCGCGCCTCCGGCGGCGGCCGCTGCAACGTGACGCACGCCTGCGACTCGGCTGCCCAGCTTGTGGCCCACTACCCGCGCGGCGGCAAGGCCTTGAAGGCGGCGTTCCAGCGCTTTGGGGTGGCCGATACCGTGGCCTGGTTTGCCCAGCGCGGCGTAGCCCTCAAGGCCGAAGCCGACGGCCGCATGTTCCCCACCACCGACAGCAGCGAAACCATCGCCCGGGCCCTAGAAGACGCCGCCCGCCGCGCCGGCGTACAGGTTTTCACCAATACGGCCGTGGAAGAAATCACGCCGTTGCCCGGCGGCGGCTTTCAGTTGCAGCTGGCCGGCACCGGCCGGCCGGGCCCCACGCTGGCCGTGGCGCGCCTGCTGGTGGCCACCGGTGGCCAGCCCAAAAGCGCTCAATACGACTGGCTGCGCCCCCTGGGCCACGCTGTGGCCGAGCCCGTGCCGTCACTTTTCACTTTTAACGTGCCCGAATCGCCGCTGCGCGAGCTGCCCGGCGTGAGTGTGCCCTGCGCCCGC
This genomic stretch from Hymenobacter sp. PAMC 26628 harbors:
- a CDS encoding SDR family oxidoreductase — its product is MTTPFAQPMLRDNALAGKTIIVTGGGTGLGRAMTTYFLQLGAQVTITSRKLDVLEATAAELRAQTGGRVLAVACDVRKYDEVEAMLDATMAEFGGVDVLLNNAAGNFISPTERLSHKAFDVIVDIVLRGSYNCTLAVGKRWIADKKPGTILNIVTTYASVGSAFVVPSAAAKAGVLAMTRSLAVEWAKYGIRSNAIAPGPFPTEGAWSRLFPEPLASQLDPAASVPLKRVGQHQELANLAAYLVSDFSAYVNGEVVTIDGGEWLNGAGEFNKLEVLTPEMWDQIEKTMRR
- a CDS encoding NAD(P)H-binding protein; the encoded protein is MPKLPTVVLLGCGWLGTALARHLLAAGHPVVGTTTTPAHLPVLTEMGVQPHLLQLGAEFGPADYDRLTDLLRSADVLVLNVPPRTAAAGGYPALLRPVHRAVAAAGIGHVLFVSSTSVYPDEPRLMREADAYSNRDAASDVLRAEGHFVPRYGQWRSTVVRLGGLIGPGRAPGRFLAGRQELAQGNAPVNLLHLTDAVGVLAAIIEHQVWGHTFNVAAAEHPLRRDFYPAAANYLGLVPPTFRPENGPTGKTIDSSLVREMLSYTFQHDDVLAALPYC
- a CDS encoding NAD(P)/FAD-dependent oxidoreductase; protein product: MNSFPSNAPVVAVLGGGAAGFFGAIACAEANPGQPVLLLEKTGKLLGKVRASGGGRCNVTHACDSAAQLVAHYPRGGKALKAAFQRFGVADTVAWFAQRGVALKAEADGRMFPTTDSSETIARALEDAARRAGVQVFTNTAVEEITPLPGGGFQLQLAGTGRPGPTLAVARLLVATGGQPKSAQYDWLRPLGHAVAEPVPSLFTFNVPESPLRELPGVSVPCARVTLAGEKLHYEGPLLVTHWGVSGPAVLKLSAWGARRLSELNYTGTALINWLPDHTEDTLRPWLHKFRQENGRKGITTNPQLGLPQRLWRTLAEQAGIGPDLRWSDLPAKSQNRLLELLLRTPLAVRGKTTYKEEFVTCGGISLADVDLQTMQSRCVPGLYFAGEVLDIDGITGGFNFQAAWTTGFLAGLAMAKLGNIAAAPVAVADA